Proteins from a single region of Mumia flava:
- a CDS encoding nitrilase-related carbon-nitrogen hydrolase has product MTVRVAAVQLAATEDVEENLAAAVRLVSDAVARGAELVVLPEFGNHVSWYTDRAHARRMAETLDGPFVTTLAELAARHGIHLMVNCTLARADGRTTGTNVLIGPDGGVLATSDKQVLMGSERDHLDPATAPSPVVETPLGRIGLYSCMDGVIYETPRMLAVDGAQILLNSVNSFALDEASLHVPVRAVENGVWVVAANKVGPLVPDHSIHAVAAGVGVPVDMLHGAGESQIVAPDGTVVAIAPRAGEAVVVADIDVALADAKARPDGTDPMAGRRPELYRPIVEAPRGRTAPAGAAALTAAVVCPGPGDDALAGLRSAVAGGARLVVLPELAAWSDGRVPAAGGAGAFGLADVVEALDGTDAVAVWSERDGGTHLGLAADASGVVLRQPQLHASARHEDWVCELGDSVTVVDVPWGRLAVVVGDDALYPETFRLAALADADVVAVPFTTTAARDLDLMLLERAAENRLNLAVASRPGPHGAGMLVGLSSDFTLWASWANPFAGVISRPDPVLARAPVTSAVLRPACATNRMVTRGTDVVDGRPWDLAAVLVRPHAAAGPSRAGA; this is encoded by the coding sequence ATGACAGTTCGTGTTGCCGCCGTGCAGCTCGCCGCCACCGAGGACGTCGAGGAGAACCTCGCCGCCGCCGTCCGGCTCGTCTCCGACGCCGTGGCCCGGGGCGCTGAGCTGGTCGTTCTCCCCGAGTTCGGGAACCACGTCTCGTGGTACACCGACCGGGCCCACGCGCGGCGGATGGCGGAGACGCTCGACGGACCGTTCGTGACGACCCTCGCCGAGCTGGCAGCCCGCCACGGCATCCACCTCATGGTCAACTGCACGCTGGCCCGCGCGGACGGACGGACGACGGGGACCAACGTCCTGATCGGCCCGGACGGCGGGGTCCTCGCGACCAGCGACAAGCAGGTCCTGATGGGGAGCGAGCGAGACCATCTGGACCCCGCGACCGCACCCTCGCCCGTGGTCGAGACACCGCTCGGACGGATCGGGTTGTACTCGTGCATGGACGGGGTGATCTACGAGACGCCGCGCATGCTCGCGGTCGACGGGGCGCAGATCCTGCTGAACAGCGTCAACTCCTTCGCCCTCGACGAGGCGAGCCTGCACGTACCGGTGCGCGCGGTCGAGAACGGCGTCTGGGTCGTCGCCGCGAACAAGGTCGGCCCGCTCGTGCCCGACCACAGCATCCACGCGGTCGCCGCCGGCGTCGGGGTCCCGGTCGACATGCTGCACGGAGCAGGGGAGAGCCAGATCGTGGCGCCCGACGGGACGGTCGTCGCGATCGCGCCGCGGGCCGGCGAGGCGGTCGTCGTCGCCGACATCGACGTGGCCCTCGCCGACGCCAAGGCACGGCCGGACGGCACCGACCCGATGGCAGGGCGCAGGCCCGAGCTCTACCGGCCGATCGTCGAGGCCCCGCGCGGTCGTACGGCGCCGGCCGGCGCCGCTGCGCTCACGGCGGCGGTGGTCTGCCCCGGACCCGGCGACGACGCGCTCGCCGGACTGCGCTCCGCGGTCGCCGGCGGTGCTCGCCTGGTGGTGCTCCCTGAGCTCGCGGCGTGGTCGGACGGGCGCGTCCCCGCCGCCGGCGGCGCCGGCGCGTTCGGCCTCGCCGACGTCGTCGAGGCACTCGACGGCACCGATGCCGTCGCCGTGTGGTCCGAGCGGGACGGCGGCACCCACCTCGGCCTCGCGGCGGACGCCTCCGGCGTGGTCCTGCGCCAGCCGCAGCTGCACGCGAGCGCGCGGCACGAGGACTGGGTCTGCGAGCTCGGGGACTCCGTGACCGTGGTCGACGTGCCCTGGGGCCGGCTCGCCGTGGTCGTCGGCGACGACGCCCTCTATCCCGAGACCTTCCGGCTCGCGGCGCTGGCCGACGCCGACGTGGTCGCCGTCCCTTTCACGACCACCGCCGCGCGGGACCTCGACCTGATGCTGCTCGAGCGTGCCGCGGAGAACCGGCTGAATCTCGCGGTCGCCTCCCGTCCGGGTCCCCATGGCGCCGGCATGCTGGTCGGTCTCTCGTCCGACTTCACGCTCTGGGCGTCCTGGGCCAACCCGTTCGCCGGCGTGATCAGCCGGCCCGACCCCGTCCTCGCGCGCGCTCCGGTGACCAGCGCCGTGCTCCGTCCGGCCTGTGCGACCAACCGGATGGTCACCCGGGGCACCGACGTGGTCGACGGACGGCCCTGGGACCTGGCCGCGGTGCTCGTCCGGCCCCACGCTGCCGCCGGTCCGAGCAGGGCCGGCGCGTGA
- a CDS encoding flavin reductase, translated as MWRKAWRSVNQILYILYHAQEVVPLVEASMFRDVLAQWPSGVTVVTTVVDGVRHGMTASSFSSVSLDPPLVSICLDRKLYSHGLVERGGVFGISVLAKDQADVARRFAGMTDAEDRFAGESWSTASTGVPLLDSALGWLDCRVVHAYPGGDHTIFVGEVLSGRAARRTAPLLFHSRGWGQFADVLPDVATLADSGLVPSLLQHGQSGEEVRRTAHRVRRSGIRVRVADLTGTASLENLAWHDGPSRPGDGRIEGSALVESRLQARQAADRGVSVLETRASARDLRSVRRACDLLGHFASTPGADQRVVVLSDVFADERVDETLAAIDRLLSADATEVCLDDTTGSATPLQVRALLQDSVGLARPVPLRLRLRDNDRLGLVNVLTALKSGVHHFDTTLGGLDGAVATEDLVRLLGTLDVTTPVDPSTLDTLVRQVRERVSRTSSVAVGSGLTTTDPAPLPTL; from the coding sequence ATGTGGCGAAAGGCATGGCGCTCGGTCAATCAGATATTGTATATTCTCTACCACGCACAGGAGGTGGTCCCCTTGGTCGAGGCTTCGATGTTCCGTGACGTGCTGGCCCAGTGGCCCAGCGGCGTCACCGTCGTCACCACGGTCGTCGACGGCGTGCGTCACGGGATGACGGCGAGCTCGTTCTCGAGCGTGAGCCTCGACCCGCCTCTGGTGTCGATCTGTCTCGACCGCAAGCTCTACAGCCACGGACTCGTCGAGCGCGGCGGCGTCTTCGGGATCAGCGTCCTCGCGAAGGACCAGGCGGACGTCGCGCGGCGGTTCGCCGGCATGACCGACGCCGAGGACCGCTTCGCCGGCGAGAGCTGGTCGACGGCCTCGACCGGCGTCCCGCTGCTCGACTCTGCCCTCGGCTGGCTCGACTGCCGCGTGGTGCACGCCTACCCGGGCGGTGACCACACGATCTTCGTCGGTGAGGTCCTCTCCGGCCGCGCTGCGCGCCGCACGGCGCCGCTGCTCTTCCACTCCCGCGGCTGGGGCCAGTTCGCGGACGTGCTCCCGGACGTGGCGACGCTCGCCGACAGCGGCCTGGTGCCGTCGTTGCTCCAGCACGGGCAGAGTGGCGAGGAGGTCCGCCGCACGGCCCACCGGGTGCGGCGCAGCGGGATCCGCGTCCGGGTCGCCGACCTGACCGGCACGGCCTCGTTGGAGAACCTGGCCTGGCACGACGGCCCGTCGCGGCCCGGTGACGGGCGGATCGAGGGGAGTGCGCTGGTCGAGTCCCGGCTGCAGGCGCGACAGGCGGCCGATCGTGGCGTCAGCGTGCTGGAGACCCGGGCGAGCGCCCGTGACCTGCGCTCGGTCCGCCGTGCCTGCGACCTGCTCGGGCACTTCGCCTCGACCCCCGGCGCCGACCAGCGGGTGGTCGTGCTGAGCGACGTGTTCGCCGACGAGCGGGTCGACGAGACGCTGGCGGCGATCGACAGGCTGCTGTCCGCCGACGCGACCGAGGTCTGTCTCGACGACACGACCGGGTCGGCGACCCCGCTGCAGGTGAGGGCGCTGCTCCAGGACTCGGTCGGGCTGGCGCGCCCGGTCCCGCTGCGGCTCCGGCTGCGCGACAACGACAGGCTCGGCCTGGTCAACGTGCTCACGGCGCTGAAGTCCGGTGTGCACCACTTCGACACGACGCTCGGCGGCCTCGACGGCGCCGTGGCGACCGAGGACCTGGTCCGCCTGCTCGGCACGCTCGACGTGACGACACCGGTCGACCCCTCGACCCTCGACACCCTTGTCCGCCAGGTGCGCGAGCGCGTCTCGCGCACCTCCTCGGTCGCGGTCGGCTCCGGCCTCACCACGACCGACCCTGCCCCCCTGCCGACCCTGTAG
- a CDS encoding isocitrate lyase/PEP mutase family protein, whose product MTAAAQRLRTLLAGDTVVHLPGVHDAVTARLAVASGARAACLSGAVASAVGLGLPDLGYVHGSQIAARARDVVPALSDLPLLADADTGYGSALQARETTRVYAAAGIAGLHLEDQVAPKRCGHMTGKAVVDVDEAAARVRAAVDAGTGTVVVARTDALSVEGPDSVVRRAAAFVEVGADAVFVEGADLATLARVRDALGPAVPFVLNRSEAAAAGGTETDAELAAVGVRLMIHPVSALLAATRAIADTYAAIAARGTAEDVARWPWDDLTALLGLDEQLGLEQLYAAGSVEEGSRG is encoded by the coding sequence ATGACCGCGGCCGCCCAGCGGCTGCGCACCCTGCTCGCCGGCGACACGGTGGTCCACCTGCCGGGCGTGCACGACGCGGTCACCGCGCGTCTCGCGGTCGCCTCGGGGGCGCGGGCGGCCTGCCTCTCGGGCGCGGTCGCCTCCGCCGTCGGCCTCGGACTCCCGGACCTGGGCTACGTGCACGGCAGCCAGATCGCCGCGCGGGCCCGCGACGTGGTCCCGGCGCTGAGCGACCTGCCGCTGCTGGCCGACGCCGACACCGGGTACGGCAGCGCGCTGCAGGCCCGCGAGACGACCCGGGTCTACGCCGCGGCCGGGATCGCCGGGCTGCACCTGGAGGACCAGGTCGCGCCGAAGCGGTGCGGGCACATGACCGGCAAGGCCGTGGTCGACGTGGACGAGGCGGCGGCGCGGGTGCGGGCCGCGGTCGACGCGGGCACCGGCACGGTGGTCGTGGCGCGCACCGACGCGCTGTCGGTCGAGGGCCCGGACTCGGTCGTCCGGCGGGCCGCTGCCTTCGTCGAGGTCGGCGCCGACGCGGTCTTCGTCGAGGGCGCCGACCTGGCGACGCTGGCGAGGGTGCGTGACGCGCTCGGCCCGGCCGTCCCGTTCGTGCTGAACCGGTCGGAAGCCGCGGCGGCCGGCGGCACGGAGACCGACGCCGAGCTCGCCGCCGTCGGCGTGCGGCTGATGATCCACCCGGTCTCCGCCCTGCTGGCCGCGACCCGCGCGATCGCCGACACGTACGCGGCGATCGCGGCGCGCGGAACGGCCGAGGACGTTGCGCGCTGGCCGTGGGACGACCTGACGGCGCTGCTCGGCCTGGACGAGCAGCTCGGTCTGGAGCAGCTCTACGCAGCCGGCTCCGTCGAGGAAGGAAGCCGAGGATGA
- a CDS encoding isochorismatase family protein — MPADSDRGVDPGADYRGAGFLGRLGAGVRPAVLVVDVVEAYLDPDSPLSDSGGRFEAARRATADLVAEARTAGVPVVFTEVRLVRGGADGGLFRVKVPALAAFEEGSPMARFPDDPAPQDGEVVVSKQYASAFFGTSLASTLNAWGIDTVLIAGFSTSGCVRASATDALQHGFRPLVVADACGDRTAQIHERNLFDLDAKYADVVGLDDALAYVRRTRPAPAEGAAR, encoded by the coding sequence ATGCCCGCCGACAGCGACCGCGGGGTCGATCCCGGGGCCGACTACCGCGGAGCCGGGTTCCTCGGCCGGCTCGGCGCGGGCGTCCGTCCAGCGGTCCTGGTGGTCGACGTGGTCGAGGCCTACCTCGACCCGGACTCGCCGCTGTCCGACTCGGGCGGGCGGTTCGAGGCGGCCCGTCGGGCGACGGCGGACCTGGTCGCCGAGGCTCGCACGGCCGGCGTCCCGGTGGTCTTCACCGAGGTGCGGCTCGTGCGCGGCGGCGCCGACGGCGGCCTGTTCCGGGTCAAGGTGCCGGCGCTGGCGGCGTTCGAGGAAGGATCGCCGATGGCGCGCTTCCCCGACGACCCGGCGCCGCAGGACGGTGAGGTCGTCGTCTCCAAGCAGTACGCCTCGGCGTTCTTCGGCACCTCGCTGGCCTCCACGCTGAACGCCTGGGGGATCGACACCGTGCTGATCGCCGGGTTCTCGACGAGCGGATGCGTCCGGGCCAGCGCGACCGACGCGCTCCAGCACGGCTTCCGGCCGCTCGTGGTCGCCGACGCCTGCGGCGACCGCACCGCCCAGATCCACGAGCGCAACCTCTTCGACCTCGACGCCAAGTACGCCGACGTGGTCGGCCTCGACGACGCGCTCGCGTACGTGCGCCGGACCCGTCCCGCCCCCGCAGAAGGAGCAGCACGATGA
- a CDS encoding aldehyde dehydrogenase family protein, with protein sequence MTTTGEALVNVALPDAVDVVAGRVRPVSRRLAVVLEDPYRGTPLAPAALSDEVVVEDALAAAWDAHNSGAWSSVPAQRRAELLEAIAAALEHELPRITGLEAFATGVPVRQTGVVGMIVPGAFALAAQMLRAGVLSEEQVDEATGRRTEVLRLPLGPAVCLVPWNAPAPMAAHKVASALAAGCPTILKPSEYAPYATTVLATVVAGVLADAGIDPGVFQLVQGGAEVGAQLVADPRVRAVSFTGGKVGGAAVAAATTGRLAGLQLELGGNNPLVVMPDADPEDAAHAAVDLLTTMNGQWCRALGRLVVPADRHDEVVERALSRLADLSAGDPLDERTDLGPIAHSSHLRRLRTTLADLEAAGGTVRTATTVPDAGGSFLAPALVTGLDPDAATEEIFGPVATVHSYGDEQEALAIANGTAYGLEGYVVGTDTDRALAVARRIEAGEVKVNGSSIMSLHLMTPRPAWGMSGAGEEGTVETIRCFTGARVVGVEGSFALHGR encoded by the coding sequence ATGACGACCACCGGCGAGGCTCTGGTGAACGTCGCGCTGCCCGACGCCGTCGACGTGGTCGCCGGTCGGGTACGACCGGTCTCGCGGAGGCTCGCGGTCGTCCTCGAGGACCCCTACCGCGGCACGCCGCTCGCGCCGGCCGCGCTCAGCGACGAGGTGGTGGTCGAGGATGCCCTCGCCGCCGCGTGGGACGCGCACAACAGCGGCGCCTGGTCGTCGGTCCCGGCGCAGCGGCGCGCCGAGCTGCTCGAGGCGATCGCGGCGGCGCTCGAGCACGAGCTGCCCCGCATCACCGGGCTGGAGGCGTTCGCGACCGGCGTCCCGGTCCGTCAGACCGGTGTCGTCGGGATGATCGTGCCGGGCGCCTTCGCGCTCGCGGCCCAGATGCTGCGTGCCGGGGTCCTCTCCGAGGAGCAGGTCGACGAGGCCACCGGCCGTCGCACCGAGGTGCTGCGGCTCCCGCTCGGCCCCGCGGTCTGCCTCGTCCCGTGGAACGCGCCGGCCCCGATGGCCGCGCACAAGGTCGCCAGCGCCCTCGCAGCGGGCTGCCCGACGATCCTGAAGCCGAGCGAGTACGCACCGTACGCGACGACCGTGCTCGCGACCGTCGTGGCCGGCGTGCTCGCCGACGCCGGGATCGACCCCGGGGTCTTCCAGCTGGTCCAGGGCGGCGCGGAGGTCGGAGCGCAGCTCGTGGCGGACCCTCGCGTCCGTGCGGTGTCCTTCACCGGCGGCAAGGTCGGCGGTGCCGCCGTCGCGGCGGCGACCACCGGGCGCCTGGCCGGCCTCCAGCTCGAGCTCGGCGGCAACAACCCGCTGGTCGTGATGCCGGATGCCGACCCCGAGGACGCCGCACATGCCGCGGTCGACCTGCTCACCACGATGAACGGTCAGTGGTGCCGGGCGCTGGGTCGCCTGGTCGTGCCGGCCGACCGGCACGACGAGGTCGTCGAGCGGGCGCTCTCCCGGCTGGCCGACCTGAGCGCCGGCGACCCCCTCGACGAGCGGACCGATCTCGGTCCGATCGCCCACTCCTCCCACCTGCGGCGGCTGCGGACGACGCTCGCCGACCTCGAGGCCGCCGGAGGCACCGTGCGGACCGCGACCACGGTTCCCGACGCCGGCGGGAGCTTCCTGGCGCCGGCCCTGGTCACCGGGCTGGACCCCGACGCGGCGACCGAGGAGATCTTCGGGCCGGTCGCGACCGTGCACTCCTACGGCGACGAGCAGGAGGCGCTCGCGATCGCCAACGGCACGGCGTACGGGCTGGAGGGGTACGTCGTGGGCACGGACACCGACCGCGCGCTCGCCGTCGCCCGGCGCATCGAGGCCGGCGAGGTCAAGGTGAACGGGTCGTCGATCATGAGCCTGCACCTCATGACGCCGCGACCGGCCTGGGGGATGTCCGGCGCGGGAGAGGAAGGCACCGTGGAGACCATCCGGTGCTTCACCGGAGCGAGGGTCGTCGGCGTCGAGGGCAGCTTCGCGCTGCACGGACGATGA
- a CDS encoding energy-coupling factor ABC transporter permease codes for MHVPDGYFDAPTAVATTIAATAIVGQAFTRARREHHQQHAAGMIGLVTTFVFAAQMVNFAVGSGTSGHLIGAALAAVLLGPWAAVLSITLVLTVQAVLFADGGITALGANVVLMAGVGVAVGWGVFRLARAVLPRRPASVPVAGALGALVSVPACALAFAALYAIGGTHDVALPDLVAAMVGWHSLIGLGEALVTGAVLAGVMALRPDLVRGADDLAPAARDRSAEQVVA; via the coding sequence ATGCACGTCCCCGATGGATACTTCGACGCCCCGACCGCCGTGGCCACGACGATCGCCGCGACCGCGATCGTCGGGCAGGCGTTCACCCGCGCCCGACGTGAGCACCACCAGCAGCACGCCGCCGGCATGATCGGACTCGTCACGACGTTCGTCTTCGCCGCCCAGATGGTCAACTTCGCAGTGGGGAGCGGGACGAGCGGACACCTGATCGGCGCCGCGCTCGCGGCCGTTCTGCTGGGGCCCTGGGCGGCGGTGCTCAGCATCACGCTCGTCCTGACGGTCCAGGCGGTGCTGTTCGCGGACGGGGGCATCACCGCGCTCGGTGCCAACGTCGTCCTGATGGCCGGCGTCGGCGTGGCGGTCGGCTGGGGTGTCTTCCGGCTCGCGCGGGCCGTGCTCCCGCGCCGGCCCGCCTCGGTCCCGGTCGCGGGCGCGCTCGGTGCGCTGGTCTCGGTGCCCGCCTGTGCGCTGGCGTTCGCGGCCCTGTACGCGATCGGCGGCACCCACGACGTGGCCCTCCCGGACCTGGTCGCGGCGATGGTCGGGTGGCACAGCCTGATCGGGCTCGGCGAGGCGCTCGTCACGGGCGCGGTGCTGGCGGGCGTGATGGCCCTGCGTCCCGACCTGGTCCGCGGTGCCGACGACCTCGCGCCCGCGGCGCGGGACCGTTCGGCCGAGCAGGTCGTGGCATGA
- a CDS encoding GntR family transcriptional regulator: protein MARRSRSSRTSRPIAHVSLVDRVTDELRASILTGEIQPGSSVSIVELCELYDVSHIPVREALRRLESEGIVSLRPGRSALVAALSADDLTDIYRLRRLIEGDLALQAGRTMTPELLAEAEEALEEYVSIEREPATLAAAHHAFHETLLADVMGNVDKNVLELLWHSADRYLHLLMSSLDQSPETQEQRINEHRELLELAKVRDAEGFRDSWINHLNGSEQALHAALEARSDVADSA from the coding sequence ATGGCACGACGCAGCCGATCCAGCCGGACGTCCCGGCCGATCGCCCACGTCTCACTCGTCGACCGCGTCACCGACGAGCTGCGCGCCTCGATCCTCACGGGCGAGATCCAGCCCGGTTCGTCGGTCTCGATCGTCGAGCTCTGCGAGCTGTACGACGTGAGCCACATCCCCGTACGCGAGGCCCTGCGGCGCCTGGAGAGCGAAGGGATCGTGAGCCTGCGCCCCGGTCGCTCCGCTCTCGTCGCGGCGCTGAGCGCCGACGACCTCACCGACATCTACCGGCTGCGCCGCCTGATCGAGGGTGACCTCGCGCTCCAGGCCGGTCGGACGATGACGCCGGAGCTGCTCGCGGAGGCCGAGGAGGCCCTCGAGGAGTACGTCTCGATCGAGCGTGAGCCGGCGACGCTCGCGGCCGCGCACCACGCCTTCCACGAGACCCTGCTCGCCGACGTCATGGGCAACGTCGACAAGAACGTGCTGGAGCTCCTGTGGCACTCGGCCGACCGCTACCTCCACCTGCTGATGTCCAGCCTCGACCAGTCGCCCGAGACCCAGGAGCAGCGGATCAACGAGCACCGCGAGCTGCTCGAGCTCGCGAAGGTGCGCGACGCGGAGGGCTTCCGCGACTCCTGGATCAACCATCTCAACGGCAGCGAGCAGGCTCTGCACGCCGCGCTCGAGGCCCGCAGCGACGTGGCGGACTCGGCCTGA
- a CDS encoding MFS transporter yields MSEHPPQDPEAPGAATEATPGDAGGAGGRTARLNAFAGRGETLVPLDRPAPFGWWAAAVVALVAFIDRVEVNLVAGALPAIQDHFGFSDTWAGAIPTAAAVAGVVLLLPAGRLADTGRRTGIIALVVLAWAVCSVLSGLATTFALFFVTRIMLGAAGQLYNPPASSLLADYYPGQARGKAYGLERAGYYLGLPVGVALGGAVADALGWRAVFFVIAVPGVLVALLVLTLREPIRGIGDRIDRLRARTNADPSAPESEVERSVRAGVVAEARALLRIRTLRGVIISLALLYLGLGGLFYWLPTLLERTESLAYDTAAGLAGAVGGTGIVIGILLGSRIGDRFHGVRDGWRIRVSLVFLLLGAISITAVVLLPGLGLRIALVALACVGFAGAIPNLTAASADVVPADQRGIGFALVQFLLTLGGAVGPLLIGAVSDATGSINTAFLALVPPLFASVLVLRFAATSYDSDAERALAGR; encoded by the coding sequence GTGAGCGAGCACCCCCCGCAGGACCCCGAGGCACCGGGAGCAGCGACGGAGGCGACCCCCGGCGACGCCGGTGGGGCCGGCGGACGCACGGCCCGGCTGAACGCCTTCGCCGGACGCGGGGAGACCCTCGTGCCGTTGGACCGGCCCGCTCCCTTCGGATGGTGGGCAGCGGCCGTGGTCGCCCTGGTCGCCTTCATCGACCGTGTCGAGGTGAACCTCGTCGCCGGTGCGCTCCCGGCGATCCAGGACCACTTCGGCTTCAGCGACACCTGGGCGGGCGCGATCCCGACGGCCGCGGCCGTCGCCGGCGTGGTTCTCCTGCTCCCGGCGGGACGGCTCGCCGACACCGGGCGGCGCACCGGCATCATCGCGCTGGTCGTCCTCGCCTGGGCCGTCTGCTCGGTGCTCAGCGGCCTGGCGACGACGTTCGCGCTGTTCTTCGTCACCCGGATCATGCTCGGTGCCGCGGGCCAGCTGTACAACCCCCCGGCCTCCAGCCTGCTCGCCGACTACTACCCAGGCCAGGCGCGCGGCAAGGCGTACGGCCTGGAGCGAGCCGGCTACTACCTCGGTCTGCCGGTCGGCGTCGCGCTCGGAGGCGCCGTGGCGGACGCGCTCGGGTGGCGGGCGGTGTTCTTCGTGATCGCGGTGCCCGGCGTGCTCGTCGCGCTGCTCGTCCTCACGCTCCGCGAGCCGATCCGGGGCATCGGCGACCGGATCGATCGTCTGCGGGCCCGCACGAACGCGGACCCGTCGGCACCGGAGTCCGAGGTCGAACGATCGGTCCGCGCGGGCGTCGTCGCGGAGGCCCGGGCCCTGCTGCGGATCCGGACCCTGCGGGGTGTGATCATCAGCCTCGCGCTGCTCTACCTCGGGCTCGGCGGACTGTTCTACTGGCTGCCGACGCTGCTCGAGCGGACCGAGTCGCTGGCGTACGACACCGCGGCCGGCCTCGCCGGGGCCGTCGGCGGGACCGGGATCGTGATCGGCATCCTCCTCGGCAGTCGGATCGGCGACCGGTTCCACGGGGTGCGGGACGGGTGGCGGATCCGGGTCAGCCTGGTCTTCCTGCTGCTCGGCGCGATCTCCATCACCGCCGTCGTGCTGCTGCCCGGCCTCGGCCTTCGGATCGCCCTCGTCGCACTGGCGTGCGTCGGCTTCGCCGGAGCGATCCCGAACCTCACGGCCGCATCCGCCGACGTCGTGCCGGCCGACCAGCGCGGGATCGGGTTCGCACTCGTCCAGTTCCTCCTGACGCTCGGCGGCGCGGTCGGCCCGTTGCTGATCGGCGCCGTCTCCGACGCCACCGGGTCGATCAACACCGCGTTCCTGGCGCTCGTTCCGCCGCTGTTCGCGAGCGTGCTCGTGCTGCGGTTCGCTGCGACGTCCTACGACAGCGACGCCGAGCGCGCGCTGGCGGGCCGCTGA
- a CDS encoding acyl-CoA dehydrogenase family protein, translated as MTAMLTAEYLLDDLDPDERARAERVESILPAVRDAAQDADARGEFPTGHVKLLADAGLLGLVVPQEFGGLGGGLRDLAATTYALGTVCGSTALAYFFHCSASSRGLLPLAALDAGLYGEDEADEVRTFAERVLYLMGRDTSCLANFASEAPKASNANVLISTTATPTDGGWLLNGEKSFGCLSGTADYYLVTARRSDVDGLDAISLFLVARDSEGIRPRQQWNGLGMRASDNHGLVMEDTFVPAADALAVPGGFARATTLSRGSWVGNQVAIAAIYAGVAQGAWDFAFDRTMNARFADTGKPIASSPMHQALIGEAQQRLGDMHLWLRRQVELEASDPPILPKPDVVKSWKLAKGAICENAFAVAIASMKMCGTSGALMDNTIGRAVRDTAMGLVQAFPAERGRLDLAQMLVDDESWLGLTTQDAMDRKERA; from the coding sequence ATGACGGCCATGCTGACCGCCGAGTACCTCCTGGACGACCTCGACCCCGACGAGCGCGCCCGCGCCGAGCGGGTCGAGTCGATCCTCCCCGCCGTCCGCGACGCTGCTCAGGACGCCGACGCGCGGGGCGAGTTCCCCACGGGCCACGTCAAGCTGCTCGCCGACGCGGGTCTCCTCGGCCTGGTCGTGCCGCAGGAGTTCGGCGGCCTCGGCGGCGGACTGCGCGACCTCGCCGCGACCACCTACGCGCTCGGCACCGTGTGCGGGTCGACGGCTCTCGCCTACTTCTTCCACTGCTCGGCCTCCTCTCGCGGGCTCCTGCCGCTGGCTGCGCTCGACGCGGGCCTCTACGGCGAGGACGAGGCCGACGAGGTCCGGACCTTCGCCGAGCGGGTGCTCTACCTGATGGGCCGCGACACGAGCTGCCTGGCGAACTTCGCCAGCGAGGCACCCAAGGCGAGCAACGCCAACGTGCTGATCTCGACCACCGCGACCCCGACCGACGGTGGGTGGTTGCTCAACGGGGAGAAGTCGTTCGGCTGCCTGTCCGGGACCGCCGACTACTACCTGGTCACCGCACGACGCTCGGACGTCGACGGGCTCGACGCGATCTCGCTCTTCCTGGTCGCCCGCGACTCCGAGGGCATCCGTCCGCGCCAGCAGTGGAACGGCCTCGGCATGCGGGCCTCCGACAACCACGGCCTGGTGATGGAGGACACGTTCGTCCCGGCGGCCGACGCGCTCGCGGTCCCCGGCGGCTTCGCGCGCGCCACCACCCTGTCGCGCGGCTCCTGGGTCGGCAACCAGGTGGCGATCGCCGCGATCTACGCCGGTGTCGCCCAGGGAGCGTGGGACTTCGCCTTCGACCGCACGATGAACGCGCGTTTCGCCGACACCGGCAAGCCGATCGCGTCCAGTCCGATGCACCAGGCCCTGATCGGCGAGGCCCAGCAACGGCTCGGCGACATGCACCTGTGGCTGCGCAGGCAGGTCGAGCTGGAGGCGAGCGATCCTCCGATCCTCCCGAAGCCCGACGTCGTCAAGAGCTGGAAGCTGGCGAAGGGGGCAATCTGCGAGAACGCCTTCGCCGTGGCGATCGCGTCGATGAAGATGTGTGGGACGTCGGGTGCGCTGATGGACAACACGATCGGCCGTGCCGTGCGCGACACGGCGATGGGCCTGGTCCAGGCGTTCCCGGCCGAACGGGGACGGCTCGACCTGGCCCAGATGCTCGTCGACGACGAGTCCTGGCTGGGCCTGACCACCCAGGACGCGATGGACCGCAAGGAGAGGGCATGA
- a CDS encoding PDGLE domain-containing protein — protein sequence MSAARISTRTFIWVALAVAAVLAGAVSLAASGSPDGLEFVAGRLGFDAAATPHLLAGLPTADYVVGGVSDARISGAAAGLLGCAVVAAAGFGLDRLLRRGATD from the coding sequence ATGAGCGCCGCGCGGATCTCCACCCGGACGTTCATCTGGGTCGCGCTGGCGGTAGCGGCGGTCCTGGCCGGAGCGGTCTCGCTCGCGGCGTCGGGCAGCCCGGACGGGCTGGAGTTCGTCGCGGGTCGGCTCGGGTTCGACGCCGCCGCGACGCCGCACCTGCTCGCGGGCCTGCCGACGGCGGACTACGTCGTCGGCGGAGTCTCCGACGCACGGATCTCCGGCGCGGCGGCCGGGCTGCTCGGCTGCGCGGTCGTGGCAGCCGCCGGCTTCGGTCTCGACCGGCTGCTGCGTCGCGGAGCGACCGACTGA